The Candidatus Saccharibacteria bacterium oral taxon 488 genome has a segment encoding these proteins:
- the rpsT gene encoding 30S ribosomal protein S20, with product MPIIKSAIKRAKQTLKRRERNIGIKRDIKSAVKAFMAEPSAEALAAAHSELDTAVKKNLLKKNTAARRKSTLSAIAKKAGVKLEATKKPAAKVPAKTTAKTTAKSTATKKPAAKKPAAKETK from the coding sequence ATGCCAATCATCAAATCCGCCATCAAACGGGCCAAACAAACCCTAAAACGCCGCGAGCGCAATATCGGTATCAAGCGCGACATCAAGTCAGCCGTCAAGGCATTCATGGCTGAGCCGAGTGCTGAGGCGCTAGCCGCTGCTCACAGTGAACTTGACACCGCTGTCAAGAAGAACCTGCTGAAGAAAAATACTGCTGCCCGGCGCAAGAGTACCCTCTCAGCTATCGCGAAAAAAGCCGGCGTGAAGCTTGAAGCGACCAAAAAACCCGCCGCCAAAGTCCCAGCAAAGACGACAGCAAAAACCACCGCAAAATCAACCGCTACCAAAAAACCCGCTGCAAAAAAGCCAGCTGCCAAAGAGACTAAATAA